The genomic interval CGGTCGCCGTCGAGAACTCGCCGATTGCAACCGCGGCGCCTCCGCTTGCGGTGCCACCGCCGGCGGAATAATCCGCAGCCGTCGCCACGCTGATGGACGAAAACGCAAGACCGGCTGCCAGCACGATGGCGCGAGGCGCGGTCAATCTGATCCAAAACTTCGCTGATTTCGCATGGTCCTGCGCGATGCTGCGATCAACGCATTGGCGCGCCGTCAGACACCTGCATTCCATGACCCGCCCCAACCTCACCCGTTGGAACCAACCTATCCGCCTGACGGAACCCGGCAAAGTCTCCGGACGCCCCGCGTCCATGCGCGCAGCGTTTTGGCCGCAGCCTGTGTCTGGATAGACACATTGGCAACGCCTTGTAACCTGTGAGTGTGCGGGACAGCGTGAGACCGCCGGCGGGTTGACTTGGCACCCGCCAGCAATCAGAAAACATGTGAAAATTGAATGGTCGGAGTGGCAGGATTCGAACCTGCGACCCCTGCGTCCCGAACGCAGTGCTCTACCGGGCTGAGCCACACTCCGACAAGAAGGCGGCTTATAGCGTCGGGTTTGGCGCACCGCAAGCGGCCGATTTGAGGAATTTAATCCCTGTGAAAACAGGCCTGACAACGCTGATTTTGCCGGCCGGGCCGGCCGCGGCCGACACCGCCGCCCGGACGCTTCATGCCGGGGGGTTGGTCGCGTTCCCGACCGAGACGGTCTACGGGCTCGGCGCGGATGCCGCCAATGCCGCGGCGATCGCCCATCTCTACGCGGCCAAGGGCCGGCCCGCCTTCAATCCGCTGATCGCCCATGTCGCGGACCTCGAGGCGGCGCGCCGGATCGGGCGATTCGATGCGCGCGCGGTGCTGCTGGCAGAGGCGTTCTGGCCGGGGCCGCTGACGCTGGTGGTGCCGAAGACGGGCGATTGCCCCGTTGCCGAGCTCGCGACCGCCGGGCTCGATACGGTCGCGATCCGCATTCCCGCCCACCCGGTCGCGCAACAGATTTTGCGCGCCTTCGGCGGGGCCGTGGTGGCGCCGTCAGCCAACATCTCCGGCCATGTCTCGCCGACCCTGGCCGCGCATGTCGAACATGATCTCTCGGGGCGGATCGACCTGATCGTCGACGGCGGGCCGGTCGAGGTCGGGGTCGAATCGACCATTGTCGGCTGTTTCGAGGCACCGATGCTGCTGCGGCCGGGCGGGCTCGCGCGCGAGCGAATCGAGGCCGTGCTCGGCGAACCGCTGACGCGGCCGCCAGCCGACGTCGAGAGCGACAGCTCGCAGCCGCTGGCGCCGGGCATGCTCGCCTCGCATTACGCGCCGCGCGCCCAAGTGCGGCTCAATGCGCGCAACGTTGCGCCCGGCGAAGCGCTGCTGGCGTTCGGGCCTGAGCGCCTGCCCGGCTGTGAGATGGCTGCTTCCGTCATGAATTTGTCAGTGAGCGGCGATCTCGATGAAGCCGCCGCCAACCTGTTCGGCTATCTTCGCAGCCTCGATGCAAAGAGCCCGCGCGGCATCGCCGTGATGGCGATCCCCGAGGACGGGCTTGGCGAAGCGATCAACGACCGGCTGCGGCGAGCAGCGGTCGCCCGGTAGGAAAGAAGAAGACATGAACGTCAATAAATCCGCCGCTCCTCCGCTTGCTCCTGAGCTGATCGAAAAATTCCGCAAGATCGTCGGCGACCGACACGCGATCACTGATGCCGCCGACATCGAGGCTTACGTCACCGAGGAGCGCAATTTGTTCCATGGCCGCTCGCCGCTGGTGCTGCGACCCGGCTCGACCGCGGAAGTCTCGGCAATCTGCAAGCTCGCCTCGGAGCACAGAATCGCGCTGGTGCCCCAGGGCGGCAATACCGGGCTCGTCGGCGGTCAGACGCCGCACAATGGCGAGGTGGTGGTGTCGCTGCGTCGGCTCGACAAGATCCGCGAGGTCGACACGGCGTCGAACACCATGACCTGCGAGGCCGGCGTGGTGCTGCAGATCGCGCAGCAGAAGGCGGCCGAGGTGGACCGGTTGTTTCCGTTGTCGCTGGGCGCGGAAGGAAGCTGCACCATCGGCGGCAATCTCTCGACCAATGCCGGCGGCACCGCCGCCCTCGCCTATGGCGTCGCGCGCGAGATGGCGCT from Bradyrhizobium arachidis carries:
- a CDS encoding L-threonylcarbamoyladenylate synthase, which gives rise to MKTGLTTLILPAGPAAADTAARTLHAGGLVAFPTETVYGLGADAANAAAIAHLYAAKGRPAFNPLIAHVADLEAARRIGRFDARAVLLAEAFWPGPLTLVVPKTGDCPVAELATAGLDTVAIRIPAHPVAQQILRAFGGAVVAPSANISGHVSPTLAAHVEHDLSGRIDLIVDGGPVEVGVESTIVGCFEAPMLLRPGGLARERIEAVLGEPLTRPPADVESDSSQPLAPGMLASHYAPRAQVRLNARNVAPGEALLAFGPERLPGCEMAASVMNLSVSGDLDEAAANLFGYLRSLDAKSPRGIAVMAIPEDGLGEAINDRLRRAAVAR